From the genome of Maridesulfovibrio bastinii DSM 16055:
ATGCTTACCGGGGAATCTAAACCAGTTGAAAAAAGTCAGGGTGACGAGGTCATCGGAGGGGCAATTAATGGCGGAGGTTCTCTGACAATTACAGTTGGGAAGACTGGAGAAGATTCATTTATTAATCAGGTCATGACAATGGTTCAGGAGGCTCAAAAAAGTAAATCCAGAGCTCAGGGGCTGGCAGATAAAGCTGCTGCATGGCTTACATATATTGCTCTTTCCGCCGGTTTGCTGACCATGCTTATCTGGATGGGGATTTTTGGGAAAGATTTTGTGTTTTCATTGGAACGTACTGTGACTGTCATGATCATCACCTGTCCACACGCCCTAGGGTTGGCAATTCCTTTAGTTGTAGCAACAACAACGGCTATAGCTGCTCGTCAGGGATTTTTCATCCGAAATAGAACTGCATTTGAAAGAGCTCGGAATATTCAAGCTGTACTTTTTGATAAAACAGGAACTTTGACCAAAGGTGAATTCACTGTGAGTGATTTGGTTCTTTTTTCCAAAGATTATGACAAGGATAAGCTTCTTAAAATGGCTGCAGCCGTTGAGGTCCATTCAGAACATCCTATAGCCAAAGCCGTTGCCGGAGCTGTTTCAGGCATTGAAAAATCAGATAATTTTAAAAATATTCCCGGAAAAGGGGCAGAAGCTACAGTTGATGGCTTAAACGTAAAAGTTGTCAGCCATAAATATGTTCAGCAGGAAGGAATGGAGTATGACTCTTCAGAGCTTAAGGGCATAGTAAGTCAGGGCAAGACTCTTGTTTTTGTCTTGGTTGATGATGCCCCGGCAGGCTGCCTTGCTCTGGATGATGTTATCCGTGAAGAATCCAAGCAGGCCGTTTCTGAATTGAAACAGCTGGGTGTTCAGGTTATGATGATAACTGGTGATAATGAAACTGTCGCGAAACGTGTTGCAGGGGAGTTGGATCTGACTGAATACTTTGCAGAGGTTCTGCCCGATAAAAAAGCAGATAAGGTTAAGCAGATTCAGGCGAAAGGTTTGCTGTGTGCTATGACCGGTGATGGTGTGAATGATGCTCCTGCCTTAGCTCAGGCTGATGTGGGTATAGCTATTGGTGCCGGAACTGATGTCGCTCAGGAAACCGCGGATATTGTTCTAGTTAAGTCAAATCCGGAAGATGCAGTCAAAGTAATTGCTCTTTCAAAGGCAACCTATAAAAAAACTGTTCAGAACCTGTTTTGGGCAACAGGCTATAATGCTTTTGCAATACCGCTTGCTGCCGGCGTTTTATACAATATGGGAATTTTACTCAGCCCGGCCGTTGGTGCTGTGCTCATGTCTTTGTCTACAGTTATCGTGGCTATAAATGCCAAAATGTTGAAGGTGTCTTCTTAATTATGAGAAGTTCCTAAACTTTTTATTCTGATAAACTGTATTATGAAGAATATAAGGTTATATTCTTATGTTTAGTATTCTATAAATATAATGGATAGTTAAATAAAAAATATTATTTTCTTGATATTTATATAAATTATTTGATTTAATAATAGTCGACGTCTATTAATATGATTGCGGAGGTTTTTCCCATGGATGATATGTTTTATCCTGATTCGGCGTTATTTAAATCTGATGATTTATTGTTAAGTGTCTTTTCAGATTTTTTCTTTAGCAAATTACGTCTGGAAGCGGTATATCTTGCATCTCAACAGCTGGAGAGCGGCTATTTGAGAGAGCTCTTTTCAAATTGGCGTAAGGAATTCAGTAATAGTTATATCCATATTTTTCAGAGTGCTATAGATTTGTGTTCCAGATGTGAATATCTGATTCAGGGCTTCGATTCTCAATTGTTGGATCTCGCTAAAAATGCCGGAAAAAATGGGGCCGAGTCCTCATCGAAGAAAGTTGAAACATATGCTTCGGGAATAGAAGCATCTTTTCATGATTTACTTGATAACAGCCAAAAAATTGTAGACCTGCCTAAAAAATGGCTAATTGATTTTAAAAATGAACTGAAAGTTAATGCTGGGATTTTGGCTGATTATCATCCTGATATGCTTATTGAAAAGATGTCTGGGATGGAAGGGATTGTTGATGATAATAGAATATTTCCTGAGAGAGGTCACAGGAGTGTATTCATTTTTTTAGGTCGGGCTGATGAATTTTCAGCTCAGTGTTCCTATGGTGGAGTGCTGATTTTTGATGCTGAAATATACGGTAAGCAGGGTGAAAAGTTGGAAGCAGCCGTTGAAAAAGTTTTTGCAGGTAAACAATTTAATGATGAAGAGTATGAAATTGCAGATATTATTTTGGTCTCAGTTATAAGTGAAATTGGAAAATTTAAAAAAGTTCTATCTGATTTTATAGCTATATTTAATAATTATAAATTAAATTTTAATGAAGTGTTTTTAACTGTTAAGAATTACGGTACATCACAACCTCATATTTCATCTAATTTGAAGCTTAACGACTGCATAAAACAGCTAAAAGAAATTAACAATAATATTCAGACAATGCAGAATTTGTCTACAGGATCAGCTGCTAATACAATAGTTTACTATGTTACAATTTAACGAGGATATTCTATTGTATTTTTTTATTATCCCCCGGTATCACGGGGGTTTTTGTTTTTATTGTTCTCCGCATAACCTTGCCGGATAAAATTTATAGTATGGAATATTTAGTAAAATCATTTTTTAAAAAATATTTATTATTCTTAATGTATTTTTTTATAATAAGCCTTGACTGTAATAAGTTTTTATTAGTATTTTAATATAAATATTAGTATAAAATATTTATTATTTAATAAAAATAGGCCTTTGAAAATTTATTCATGCATCTGATTCATATTCTGTATAGGCATATTGTTTAACTATAGTGAGCCCAATAAAAGGAGAGGTGATAAGATGACAGATAATTCAAAGCTTAAAAGCACCACTGAGCTGAATTCCCTCGAATTTGATTTGACCACAGCCAAGCAAAATACGGCAAAAGCTTACAATGCCGGATGCATGGTCACCAAACATGCTGAAAGTGTCTTTTATCTCATACCAAACCTTCCATCTCCTCCATCCTGGTATGAATCAATTCAGAACCACATTGACGATTGCAGATCAACATCAAGAAAATGGATTGATATTATCTGCCCGAATGCTCAACAGGTTCAATTTAATATCATAAAATCATACAGTAAGGATATTACCGAAAAAGGATCTGAGATACTGAATATTCTGACTCAAATAGAAATGCAGCCGGATCAGCTCCCGACATCCGGGCAGAAGGAAGATGTCCTGGATGATTATTCCTATCTGCTTTCGGTTATTGATAGTGAGCTGAATTCAGCAGATGGAGTGCAATCAGAGCTTGGAGAGTACCATACAACACTTGCGGCTGAGCACTCAATATTAAGCGATGACCTGGTAACAATCAGAGAACATTTTTACAGTGCCTCAGACTGGATTGATAAAATAAACGGCTATCTCAGTAGTGATTATCTCGAATCACAAATGGTTGGAGTTTGCAGTGCCACTGTAAATATAAAATCATCGGTGAGCGCGGAAATAAATGGAACAGGAGCTAACCTCGAAACGATAAGTGCAGTGTATGGCTATACCTTTGTAGAATCTCTTTCAAATAACATTGCAGCCTCTCAGAATGCATTACAGGCATTGCAGAATTTTTGGGGAACTAACCGGGCCAAAATAGAGTCCGTTAAGAACGATCTCGAAAAGTCAGAAGGACGTAAGTTCACAGATATATTGAAGTCGATTGATTTAGAAATTGCCATGACTCAGTGGAAGCAATTGGCTCAGTTTGTTGAAGAGCTTACCCAGCAACCTGTAACAGGATTTTAAGGAGGCTTAAAATGAGTGGTAAAGTGATAGCTTTGCGTAAGGAAGACGGTACTGTAAATTTAGATTTAGATATTGATAATTCACAGGATGACCTTGCTGAATACCAAAATGCTAAAACTGTGGTAACATCTTATGTTCAGGCCCTTAATAATACTGATATTTCCGGAGTTGCTTTTCAACATCTCCCGGAAAAATTGCAAAAAGAATTGCCGGCAGATCCAAAGGATATTTTGGCAACACTAAGGACTGAGCTGGATGCAGCAAAAGAGCATGGAATGAACTGGTCTAATAACATCGCCCCCGATTTAACCGCAATTCCTCAGGGTTTGATTAATTACGGCACTACTTTTCAAACATTATATGAGACTATGAGGCCAATTCTGGTGTATCTCATAGATAACCCCGAAGCTCCAGATTATAAGAAAAAAAAAGATGATGTGATAAAGTATTTTAAGGGCCTGCTTGAAACTCTTGAAGATCAAAAAAGTGCTATAGACGCAGAACGGGAAGATATTGAGCAATTCAACACTGATATCAATGTTGACTCAAGTAATTTTAGCAGTAGAAATCAGGATTTCGAAGTAATAAGACAGTTTGAAGAAGATAATATTAAAATTTTGAATGATGAAATCAAAGCCTTGAACAGTATTATTGACTCACTAAATACAGAGATAACTGCTACAGCTATAAGTGCTGGAGCTTCAGTCGGTGTATGCGCAGCGGGTATAGGACTGATTGCTACCGGTGGAACGGTCAAGCCAATTGTCGGTGCCGTTGTCCTTGTTGTTGGAATGGTGGGGGTAGGATTGAGCGTAGGTTTTTTGATTTCTGCAATAAATGAGAAGACTGAAGAACAGTCAAAGTTATCAAAAGATAAACTTGAAGTTTCCCTCCTTACACAGCAGTGCGTGGCTCTTACAAGCGTAGAAACTGCTCTTTCCACACTGGTGGACAAGTCGAAGGCCGCAGTTAAATCCGTACAGGTTATACTTGATACCTGGGCAACGCTGCAGGCTAAACTTGAAGCCGTAATTGATGATCTTGAAAAATCTGAAAGGCATATCGGTGACATACTTAGTGTTCCGGATCTTGATATAGCCAATAAACAGTGGGGTCAGCTTATGACTTTTGCTCAGGCTATGCAGAATCAGGATGTAGACGTTGACGATAAAAACAACCACACCGATTTGGAAATAAAAAAAGCAACGGCTTAATATTACAAAAAATGTTTTTATGATGATGCCCGGCCATGCTCGGGCATCATCATACCTACAGACTTTTTTTCAAATTCGGGGGAATGATGAGCATAGAATTAAAATTTGATGTTCCTGAACAGAAATCTGGTATTGTTGGAGTTTTAAACTCCAGGCTTTTGGCACAGAACGATGCTCAGGCAATTATGGCCGCAAGTCTGACTGATCTGGCTTTTAAATATGAGGATATACCGGACAAGGAGAGAGTGATTAGTGAAGTTCAAAATTGTCTTGCCGCTGCCCAGAGCGACGCAAGCAATTGGGAAAACAACCTCAGTCCTGATTTAGTTGTTGCCTCCCAAGTATATATTAATATTGCTTCAACTTTTAGTGGGATAGTGAACCCTGTCCGTGACGCTCTAAGGCAGGATGGCAATGATGCGGCTAAAAAAGTTGCCAAATATTTTTCAGGCCTGATTGATTCGGTAGACAGTTCAATTGACTCAGTTGAATCATGGAAGAATAAACTCTCTGATTTCAAAGAAAAAGCTGAAAAAGATGCCTCTAATTTTACAGATTCAAACCAACCTTTTGCGGCGTTGTTTGAAGGTGATAAGGAAAACGTTGAAGCCGCTGAGGCTGTTCTGAAAAAAATAGAAGAAAAAATTAAAAAACTCGATAGCCCTGTAGATAATAGTACCATCAATAAAAGACAGAATGTTGACTACGTTGCAATCGTCATGACTTTGACCTCTGTAGTTTTTAAAAGTGCTCCAGTGGCAGCCCTGCTATTGGCTGTTAGAATTACAGGTGTTGTTACAACCGGTCTTGCACTACAGCAACTTATAAACGAAATCGACACTCTCTTCGATTCTATGAAAGATGCTGCTTCTCAGAAATTAATAGTAACACTTTTGACCCAGCAGCTTTTGGCTCTGAAGGCAGTTCAAAAAGTAACCGGTGAGATGCCTGGATTGATCTCTAAGGTCAGTGATTCTCTTGAAAAGGTTATTGAAAATCTGAATTCCATCAAGGTCCCTTTTACTAAAGCCATATCTGAACTTCAAGATTCACAGAAACCGTCCGAGGTCGTAGATCCATTCGACTTAGGAGTTGTCAGCGAACAATTTAATGAAATGGAACGTTTTGGGCAGGCTTCAGAGGATGTCTCCTTAGCCTCTTCCCAAACTTTGAAATTGACTTTCCCGTCTCCTGAACATGATTGATAACAATTAAAAATTTTGGAGTAATACGTTGATAAGTATAGAGAAATCTCAAGTAATCAACTATGGCCAAAGTCAAACTGTAACAGTATATGGTGACGATAAAGAAAAAAATAAATACTACGTCATACCACAACCCAGAATAGCCATTGCCCCTAATGGAGATCCGGCTTTTTCTCTAGTTAAGATAGAGAGTAATTCTTCAGCTGAAAGCCTTGGAGTAAGTGGTGAATGCACTTTTCAGACTGATATATATGTGTCTGATGAAATTCGTGCCGCTGTACGTAAGGAGCTTGGACAGGATATTACCTTTGGCCAGTTGGACTGGCTTGATGCTTTCGCAGTCTTTACCTTTGAAGTGAATGGAACAAAATTAACACAAAGGGCAGATGCATCTCTGTATGCTGATAACAAAGTTTCATTTGTTATTTCCCTACCTGACAACAACTCTTATGAAAGCTTTAAGAATGCCTTCGGACCAGATGGAAGTGCTGGTGGCACTTTTACTGTCAGTTATCAATTAAGCACTTTTGCAGCCTTGCCACCGGCAACCGTTACGGTTTCCTTCGATTCAAACACAGCCTACGAATATCAGAAAACTGTCCATGTCAGTAAAAATATGTGGGGCCATGTTACAAATCGTTCAGTTGAGGTCCATCAGCTTTTAAGCCAGTCCATGGCAGGAAAAGTTACAGTTGATCCCGGCAGTCGTACGCTATCTGAAAGTGTCCTCAAGAGGCTAACGGATTGGGGTAATCAGACTCTTCAAAATGATGTTGATAAGTCCATACAGGAAGTTTTAACTGTCATAGGGGAAAAAAATGCAGATAATTTTTCCTGCTCCATGATGCCATCATTCAATAATGTTTATGAAGAAGGGCAGGTTATTAACTGGCTGGTAACTCCACAAGCAACTATTCCTGCGTTTGATGAAACTACATGGGAAAAAATTTCTTCAACAATTGATGTACGTAATTTAAATGTTGCTTTTGCTGTTCAAAGTATTCCCGATACGGTTGATTCTGTTACTGTGGTTGTGGATTACCCTACAGCAAAGACCGATAATACCCACCAGTTTAAAGCTGATGAGTCTGGATCATGGATATTCAAGGCTGTTGGCGATATGTCTGGAGGTGCGTTTAATCCTGAGTACAAGTATCATTACAAAGTTGAGTACAACGATGGTACAGAGCCGTATACCTCCCCGATAACTACCAGTACAGATACACAGATATTTATTAATATTCGTGATCTAAAAAGGCTAACTGTAAAGTTTATCGCTTGGAATGTTCCGTTTTCTGACGAGCAGGTGAAAAGGGTTGAGGTCAATTTCTATTTTGTAAACGATAATGATGGTGCTGTAACACATCAGAATATTGAGTTGAATAAGGATAAAACCACGGATGTGGTAGAAAGCAACACCATGCGTCCGTCTACTAATTCATATCAGTTCCGCACCACTTACTACATGGCTGATAATACAAAAGTCATGACTGGATGGGTTACTGATAATGCCATACAGAATGTCCTTACCCCTCCTTTGGTTTCAAGGGTTATTTCACTTTTTACTCTAGGTGATTTCAGTCTGGTTGCTGTTGATGCTCAGTATAATGATAAAACCAATGGACTTGTTCATAATCATCAGTGGGCTCTTCAGGGAAGTGCAATGACTCCCCAGCCGTGGTTCCTGACTGTTCCGAACAGTGCTGATGAATTTATCATTTCTTATAGTGGAGAGTATGAGTCCGGTGGTAAGCTGACAATGATCCAGCATACAGATATAGGAACAAGCATTATCAATGTCTCCACGGCTCAGTCTGTACAGTCTGTAAAATTTCAGGCTTCTGAAGTAGAGTGGAGTAATAAAAATATTACTAAAGTTAACCTTCAGGTATATCGTATAAATAAAAGTGGAAATAAAACAGATATGTTCGGTAGAATTTTCACCCCTGAAAATTTAGACGATTTCTTGTGGGATTTCTTATATGATTCAGGAACAACCCCCACATACTATTGGGAAGCACAGTACTGGCATAAAAATGTCGAAACACCGACAAATATCAAAAGAACTAAGCAATCCGGTCAAACCATAGTAGTTCTACCCGGGGATGCTGATTAATAGATGTTTCCCATCGATGAATTGATATGCATCCTTAAAGGCCAAGGGCTGGTTGATGTTCAAAGCGCGGTGGAATATTTTCGCCGCGCTTTATTCTGGACCTGTATTGAGGACAGCCCCAGCCTGCTTTTGGCTGATGGATCACCTGTTGAGGTTTCATTAGTCAGTTCGAATGGCTCTGTCAGGGTTGCTGTTGACGGAGCTTCACCATTATTGTCACCGAAAAAAAGATTTCAGACGGCATACAGTCTTTTTACTTCTTTTGACTCCAAATGGTGTGAATTTGACTGGAATGCGGCCAGTAGACTTCTTTTTGATGAAGCAAAATGGACTTGCTGGCATGGAGTGAGAATAGATGGTTACGGTAGATTAAATCTGAAATTATATCTTGAATTGAACAGCTATCCTCCGTTCTTTAATCTGGATCAGTCCGAAGGTTTTTTAGCCAATCATCATCCTGTCATGTTGGGTATAAATTTTGATGAAAATCAAAGAATTGAGTTGGAGTGGTATTATGCTCTTTCCAATCCTACGGCTGGCTTCATAAAATGCTTTTTAAGAGCTTTTAATATTGAAAACTGTTTTAACCAGATCTGGGATGTGGTTGAAGTATTGTACCCCTATAAATTGGTAAATAGTTCTCCGTCGGAATTTGTTGGATTAAGTTTTTCTACTAATGAAGATTTTAGAAGTGATACTGCCAATGATACGACAGTTTTTATGCCACTTTCAGCATTTTTCGGTTCTGATCTCAATATCCATGAGAAGATATTAGAAATGCTACCACAAAGTTTTGTTCCGGCTTATCTGAATTCCATTGGAAAGATTGAGGCTCTGTCATCAGTTGGAGGTGATCGCTTTGGACTGTTGGGAATAAGAGCAAAAGCTGATAGGCATACCCCGGTCTGGTATATCTCTTATTCTCACCATTAGATGAAAAACTTTGATGTGGATATGCCTGTTTATTGTTTTACAGACTCAGTTTGTTAAAATTATATTGTTGTAAAAAAAACTACAACTCCAGACAATTAAATCCTCAAACCAAATTTCTGTCTGTATGTGGATGGAGTCATGCCTATTGTCTGTTTGAAAAGTTTTCGGAAGGTGCTGTAATCTGTGTAGCCGACATATTCGGAAATGCTTTCAACACTATCATCTGTTTGCTCAAGCATCATTTGTGCTGCATCCACTCTGACCTGTCTCAGATATTGTATCGGGGAACATCCTGTCGCTTTTTTAAAGCGTCTAAGTAAAGATCTCTGGCTTAGATTCGCTTTCTCCGCCATCAGGGCAAGATTCGGTGATTCAGGGTAATTTACTTCGAGCCACGCCTGAACATTCAAAATTGCGCGGTCATTATGGCTTTTAGGAAAGCCTCCCAGACCGTATGGACTTTGGTATTCTCTATGAGGATCCATAAGCATGACTTTGGCGCAATTAAGTGAATCTTCAATGCTCAAATAGCGTTTGACAAGGTAAAGAGCTAAATCCATCCATGCAGAAACACCACCTGCGCAGATATAATTACCACCGTCTATCAGCAGTCTTTGAATATTTAATTTTACATCAGGATATCTTTCTTTAAATTTCTCGCCAAGATTCCAATGCGTAGTCGCGTACCGTCCATTTAAAATACCGGTTTCAGCCAGCAAAAAAGATCCGGCGCAGACCGTCGCAACTATTGATCCTGATTTATGCTGTTCCTTAAGCCATGATATTAAATTTTTATCGTCAATCAGCTCGTTCATATTTTCCAGTATTGGCGGGATGATGATTATATCCTGACTGGAATTTGAAATAGTATTTTCAGGTGTAATCAGCGTCCCGGTATAGCAGGAAACTTGTTCAACCCCGGGAGAGAGTATGCTGTAATTAAAATTTTTTTTACCTGCTAACTTGTTAGCCATATAAAGTATTTCACCAATTCCGTGTAAAGCAGAATGAAGTGATCCCGGAATTGCCACTGTTGCTATTGTGATCATCGGTTATCTCCTTCTTGTCTTTTTTTGCCTCTTATTTGTCTTTTTCGCCACTTATTTATCCTCAGATATCCACATAATTTAAGCCAATGGCATTGCTCCCCGGTGAGGGGTTGCTGGTGCTTAACTAAATGACAGATTTTAAATTAAGGAGAAATGATATGAAAAAAGACGCACTTATAATTGTAGATATCCAGAATGATTATTTTCCCGGCGGAGCTTTTGAACTGGTTAAAGCTGAAGCCGCAGGAAGAAAAGCCGCTGAAGTTCTATCAGTTTTTAGAGATAAAAATTTGCCGGTAATTCATATAAGACACGAAAATATAAAACCGAAAGCCAGCTTTTTCATTCCTAATACTGCCGGAGCGGAAATCCATTCTGTGGTTCTGCCGATTGAGGGGGAGGAAGTTGTTGTAAAAAACTATCCAAACAGTTTTCAGGAAACAGGACTTTTCGATCTGTTGAAAGCGCAGGGTGTAGAGAGGGTTGTTATTGTAGGGATGATGACATTTATGTGTATTGACGCTACAGCTCGTGCCGCCAGAGACTTTGGTTTCGATGTTGTTGTTCTGCATGATGCCTGCGCAGAAAGGGATCTTGAATTCAAAGGGACTCTGGTCCCGGCTGACATGGTGCATGCTGCTTTCATGGCTGCGCTGAGTTTCTCCTATGCGGAGATTGATGATACGGATTTATTTATAGAAAAGATGAATAAATGAAGACTTATTTTAGAATGTTTCAAATGTGATTTTAAGATAGCTATCAGAAAAATTTACCAGCAGAGTAGAATTGTTTATTTATAATCTCTTGCAATCTTTATTGCTGCGGTAAGCAATAAATTAGAGCCGCAATCTCAAGTGGGATAATAATCTTACAGTCCTGATTATGTTGAAAATTTATGGAGCTACGCTTTTATGCGTAGCTCCATAAATACGATTTTAAAGAAAATATTATGATGCAACCCCAAGAGAGCTTTTGGCCATGGTAACCACTCCATCAGAGTCTGCGAATTGGTAGCCTTTTTCAATTAGTTTTGTTGTGTATGATTTATTGTAGAAAAATGCCCAGATAATTCCGGCGATGCCGCATGTGCACATTGAAATTACAATTACGATCAGACCGGTCAGTATATCTCCACGAAAAAGTGCCGGAAATCCACCAAAGAAAAATGTTGTCCAGCTGAAACCGAAGAATCCCTTTTTTACCAGACCTGTTTCCGGATGTTTCATCATCACTGTCGTAGCCATTTGTTGCTCCTTTAAATGATATAACTTATCGAAACTTTATTATAATTTAGAAAAGAGGTAGCAGACTGATAAAAAAAATCAAATATATAATAGATTAACTTAAATTTTAACTTAACAGTTTTTTGTACGCCTGATTGGATCTGCTTGATAATAAAGTGAACTAAGGACTGTATGATTATGCTTTGCTTATTTTGAATCACATGCAGTAGGGGCTAACGAGTATCTTGTGCTTAAGCATATTTAGAAATTCGCGTTGCCATTAGCAATTTGATCGGTGTTATAGCT
Proteins encoded in this window:
- a CDS encoding copper-translocating P-type ATPase — protein: MNKEDSTHHKEHTHDKNHNQHKNHEHSHSSSSGGGHSSHHAHMVKDFQKRFFVSLILTLPIMWLSPMLRGFVGLGEPVIPNYMLVLFGFSSAIFFYGGWPFLKGLFNEISDKKPGMMTLIALAIFVAYGYSCLVVFGLKGKVFFWELASLIDIMLLGHWIEMKSVMSASGAMEELARLIPGEAHRIKQDGSIEDIRVSDLQPGDLIMVKPGEKIAADGEIKEGSSSINEAMLTGESKPVEKSQGDEVIGGAINGGGSLTITVGKTGEDSFINQVMTMVQEAQKSKSRAQGLADKAAAWLTYIALSAGLLTMLIWMGIFGKDFVFSLERTVTVMIITCPHALGLAIPLVVATTTAIAARQGFFIRNRTAFERARNIQAVLFDKTGTLTKGEFTVSDLVLFSKDYDKDKLLKMAAAVEVHSEHPIAKAVAGAVSGIEKSDNFKNIPGKGAEATVDGLNVKVVSHKYVQQEGMEYDSSELKGIVSQGKTLVFVLVDDAPAGCLALDDVIREESKQAVSELKQLGVQVMMITGDNETVAKRVAGELDLTEYFAEVLPDKKADKVKQIQAKGLLCAMTGDGVNDAPALAQADVGIAIGAGTDVAQETADIVLVKSNPEDAVKVIALSKATYKKTVQNLFWATGYNAFAIPLAAGVLYNMGILLSPAVGAVLMSLSTVIVAINAKMLKVSS
- a CDS encoding HBL/NHE enterotoxin family protein, giving the protein MSGKVIALRKEDGTVNLDLDIDNSQDDLAEYQNAKTVVTSYVQALNNTDISGVAFQHLPEKLQKELPADPKDILATLRTELDAAKEHGMNWSNNIAPDLTAIPQGLINYGTTFQTLYETMRPILVYLIDNPEAPDYKKKKDDVIKYFKGLLETLEDQKSAIDAEREDIEQFNTDINVDSSNFSSRNQDFEVIRQFEEDNIKILNDEIKALNSIIDSLNTEITATAISAGASVGVCAAGIGLIATGGTVKPIVGAVVLVVGMVGVGLSVGFLISAINEKTEEQSKLSKDKLEVSLLTQQCVALTSVETALSTLVDKSKAAVKSVQVILDTWATLQAKLEAVIDDLEKSERHIGDILSVPDLDIANKQWGQLMTFAQAMQNQDVDVDDKNNHTDLEIKKATA
- a CDS encoding HBL/NHE enterotoxin family protein; the protein is MSIELKFDVPEQKSGIVGVLNSRLLAQNDAQAIMAASLTDLAFKYEDIPDKERVISEVQNCLAAAQSDASNWENNLSPDLVVASQVYINIASTFSGIVNPVRDALRQDGNDAAKKVAKYFSGLIDSVDSSIDSVESWKNKLSDFKEKAEKDASNFTDSNQPFAALFEGDKENVEAAEAVLKKIEEKIKKLDSPVDNSTINKRQNVDYVAIVMTLTSVVFKSAPVAALLLAVRITGVVTTGLALQQLINEIDTLFDSMKDAASQKLIVTLLTQQLLALKAVQKVTGEMPGLISKVSDSLEKVIENLNSIKVPFTKAISELQDSQKPSEVVDPFDLGVVSEQFNEMERFGQASEDVSLASSQTLKLTFPSPEHD
- a CDS encoding GlxA family transcriptional regulator translates to MITIATVAIPGSLHSALHGIGEILYMANKLAGKKNFNYSILSPGVEQVSCYTGTLITPENTISNSSQDIIIIPPILENMNELIDDKNLISWLKEQHKSGSIVATVCAGSFLLAETGILNGRYATTHWNLGEKFKERYPDVKLNIQRLLIDGGNYICAGGVSAWMDLALYLVKRYLSIEDSLNCAKVMLMDPHREYQSPYGLGGFPKSHNDRAILNVQAWLEVNYPESPNLALMAEKANLSQRSLLRRFKKATGCSPIQYLRQVRVDAAQMMLEQTDDSVESISEYVGYTDYSTFRKLFKQTIGMTPSTYRQKFGLRI
- a CDS encoding cysteine hydrolase family protein gives rise to the protein MKKDALIIVDIQNDYFPGGAFELVKAEAAGRKAAEVLSVFRDKNLPVIHIRHENIKPKASFFIPNTAGAEIHSVVLPIEGEEVVVKNYPNSFQETGLFDLLKAQGVERVVIVGMMTFMCIDATARAARDFGFDVVVLHDACAERDLEFKGTLVPADMVHAAFMAALSFSYAEIDDTDLFIEKMNK